In Candidatus Bathyarchaeota archaeon, the following are encoded in one genomic region:
- a CDS encoding sulfide/dihydroorotate dehydrogenase-like FAD/NAD-binding protein yields MYKIVAMQTLAPQTKLSKIYAPEIAEKAQTGQFVILIVDEKGERIPLTLVDWEPRNGTITLIFQEVGVSTKKFGSLDVNEELSDVVGPLGNPSYIKNYGTVVIVGGGVGTAPCLPIAKAFKEAGNKVISIIGARNEKLLILEEEMRRICDEIYIATDDGSKGYKGFGCDMLKILIEKGYSIDIVYAIGPTVMMRAVAEVTRPYKIKTIVSLNPIMVDGMGMCGVCRVSVGGKVRFACFDGPEFDGHQVDFNELIKRQRAFLAEEKLALEHWEKCRGNCNGKEA; encoded by the coding sequence ATGTACAAAATCGTTGCCATGCAGACATTGGCTCCTCAGACAAAACTATCCAAGATTTATGCCCCCGAAATCGCCGAAAAGGCTCAAACAGGGCAATTTGTTATATTAATAGTGGATGAAAAGGGGGAAAGAATCCCATTGACTCTTGTCGATTGGGAACCCAGAAATGGCACTATAACGCTGATTTTTCAAGAAGTTGGTGTGTCAACTAAAAAATTTGGCTCCTTGGATGTTAACGAAGAATTGTCCGATGTGGTCGGTCCTTTAGGAAATCCAAGCTACATAAAGAACTATGGAACAGTCGTAATCGTTGGCGGTGGTGTTGGCACTGCACCTTGTCTGCCGATAGCCAAAGCGTTCAAAGAGGCAGGAAACAAAGTGATTTCGATAATTGGCGCACGGAACGAAAAGTTACTTATTTTAGAAGAGGAAATGAGACGCATATGCGACGAAATTTACATTGCAACTGATGATGGTTCCAAAGGATACAAAGGATTTGGCTGCGACATGCTCAAAATACTGATTGAAAAAGGATACTCCATAGACATAGTATATGCTATAGGTCCGACTGTGATGATGAGAGCAGTCGCAGAGGTTACACGACCATACAAAATAAAGACAATCGTTAGTTTGAATCCCATAATGGTGGATGGAATGGGAATGTGCGGTGTCTGCCGGGTTTCAGTTGGAGGCAAAGTTAGATTCGCATGTTTTGACGGACCCGAGTTTGACGGCCACCAAGTGGATTTTAACGAATTAATAAAGCGTCAAAGAGCGTTTCTTGCCGAAGAAAAACTTGCTCTAGAGCACTGGGAAAAATGCAGAGGCAACTGTAATGGAAAAGAAGCCTAA
- the gltA gene encoding NADPH-dependent glutamate synthase, whose protein sequence is MEKKPKPKICKESVPMPKQKIEERIRNFNEVALGYTEEQAVAEAKRCLQCPQPKCIEGCPVEIDIPAFVKLISEREFDEAIKEVKEKNSLPAICGRVCPQEEQCQQQCIMGKAGAPVSIGKLERFAADYEMKKGVETPTRQPLTGKKVAVIGAGPAGLTVAADLAKLGHEVIIFEALHKPGGVLVYGIPEFRLPKKIVASEAGYVGKLGVTIKPNALIGRLFTIPELFRKGFDAVFIGTGAGLSRFLRLPGENLGGIYSANEFLIRVNLMKSYAFPEYDTPIRLGKRVAVIGAGNTAMDSARSALRLGAEEVYVVYRRSRKEMPARAEEIENAEEEGIIFNLLTNPKRFFGDEKGWVKQMECIKMRLGEPDASGRRRPVPIEGSEFLMDVDTVIIAVGRTPNPMIQRTTDGLETTKWDTISVDEATGKTSLEGVYAGGDIVSGQATVISAMGAGKKASRAIHEYLANRK, encoded by the coding sequence ATGGAAAAGAAGCCTAAACCAAAAATTTGTAAAGAAAGCGTTCCAATGCCTAAACAAAAAATAGAGGAAAGAATACGCAACTTCAACGAGGTGGCACTTGGCTATACCGAAGAACAAGCAGTTGCTGAAGCAAAAAGATGTTTACAATGTCCACAACCAAAATGCATTGAAGGTTGCCCAGTAGAAATAGATATCCCCGCTTTCGTAAAACTGATTAGTGAACGCGAATTTGACGAAGCCATAAAGGAAGTTAAGGAAAAAAACAGTCTCCCAGCCATTTGTGGACGTGTTTGTCCTCAAGAAGAACAATGCCAGCAACAATGCATAATGGGCAAAGCTGGTGCACCTGTCAGTATTGGAAAACTGGAAAGATTTGCAGCTGATTACGAAATGAAAAAAGGTGTAGAAACCCCCACGAGGCAGCCGCTTACTGGCAAAAAAGTGGCGGTTATTGGCGCTGGACCTGCGGGGCTTACTGTTGCCGCAGATTTGGCCAAACTTGGACATGAAGTTATCATTTTTGAGGCTCTTCACAAACCAGGCGGCGTGCTTGTTTATGGAATACCAGAGTTTAGGCTACCTAAAAAAATCGTGGCATCCGAAGCAGGCTATGTTGGAAAGTTGGGCGTCACAATTAAACCTAATGCTCTGATTGGCAGGCTGTTTACGATTCCTGAACTTTTCAGAAAAGGATTTGACGCAGTTTTTATAGGAACAGGCGCAGGGCTTTCTCGATTCCTAAGACTTCCTGGTGAGAACCTTGGTGGAATATATTCAGCAAACGAGTTTTTGATTCGTGTGAACCTGATGAAGTCGTATGCTTTTCCAGAATATGACACACCTATAAGGCTTGGAAAAAGAGTGGCGGTTATTGGCGCTGGCAATACAGCTATGGACTCTGCCCGTTCCGCTTTGAGACTTGGTGCTGAGGAGGTTTACGTAGTGTATCGCAGGTCAAGAAAAGAGATGCCTGCCCGTGCCGAAGAGATAGAAAACGCTGAAGAAGAAGGCATAATCTTTAATCTTCTAACAAATCCAAAAAGATTTTTTGGCGATGAAAAAGGCTGGGTAAAACAGATGGAGTGCATTAAAATGCGACTCGGAGAACCCGATGCATCCGGACGCAGACGCCCTGTTCCAATCGAAGGTTCGGAATTTCTTATGGATGTAGACACGGTAATTATCGCAGTTGGAAGAACTCCAAATCCAATGATTCAACGAACAACTGATGGATTGGAGACTACAAAGTGGGATACAATATCGGTTGATGAGGCGACTGGAAAGACCAGTCTTGAAGGTGTTTATGCTGGTGGCGACATTGTATCGGGTCAGGCTACAGTGATTAGTGCTATGGGTGCTGGAAAGAAGGCTTCCCGAGCTATCCATGAATATTTGGCGAACAGAAAGTAA